A part of Deltaproteobacteria bacterium genomic DNA contains:
- a CDS encoding glycoside hydrolase family 5 protein, with amino-acid sequence MGPMRTVVVLVVLLALTPARALDGRRLHVHRGRLLDERRREVTLRGVNARVEGIFDVTFDDGRLPLEPIPVFDDGDAATMERFGFNLLRLPISWSALEPARGRFDAAYLDRIAGVLALCRSHGILVLLDFHQDAFSKEIGEDGAPRWVLDLLLGPNGYPYLGGPLTDLGARRLAPATLAAFRQFFLDAGGVQADLAAAAVVLAHRFAREPAVLGYEIMNEPLAFLVPNGDVALLAFHVRLARAIRRVDHRHLVAFEPDAIRNATNAAPVPTTPFPVRGALYAPHVYTDVFDGHDYSSGDPAELAPSMERAAAEARGWGAPLLVGEYGIDPNASNANAWITAELDLQDHLRTHSAFWLWEEISQGRWGLFDGESSEPDGERIARTTALSRVYARAVPGRVLEHAFDAAANTLRLRYVARGTAPLELFVPPRRYPGGFAVRCNGRPVATSPGPVVTLRCGRGRGERLVELSPAS; translated from the coding sequence ATGGGACCGATGCGCACCGTGGTCGTGCTCGTCGTGCTGCTCGCACTCACGCCGGCCCGCGCGCTGGACGGACGCCGGCTCCACGTCCACCGGGGCCGCCTCCTCGACGAGCGCCGGCGCGAGGTCACGCTGCGCGGCGTGAACGCGCGCGTCGAGGGCATCTTCGACGTCACCTTCGACGACGGCCGGCTCCCGCTCGAGCCGATCCCCGTCTTCGACGACGGCGACGCGGCTACGATGGAGCGCTTCGGTTTCAACCTCCTCCGCCTGCCGATCAGCTGGAGCGCGCTCGAGCCCGCGCGCGGCCGCTTCGACGCGGCATACCTCGACCGGATCGCGGGCGTGCTGGCCCTCTGCCGCTCGCACGGCATCCTGGTGCTGCTCGACTTCCACCAGGACGCGTTCTCCAAGGAGATCGGCGAGGACGGGGCCCCGCGCTGGGTGCTCGACCTGCTGCTCGGGCCGAACGGCTATCCCTACCTGGGCGGCCCGCTCACCGACCTGGGCGCCCGCCGCTTGGCGCCGGCCACGCTCGCGGCCTTCCGGCAGTTCTTCCTCGACGCGGGCGGCGTGCAGGCCGATCTCGCCGCGGCGGCGGTCGTGCTCGCGCACCGCTTCGCGCGCGAGCCGGCCGTCCTCGGCTACGAGATCATGAACGAGCCGCTCGCCTTCCTGGTCCCGAACGGCGACGTGGCGCTGCTCGCATTCCACGTGCGCCTGGCGCGCGCCATCCGCCGCGTCGACCATCGTCACCTGGTCGCCTTCGAGCCCGACGCGATCCGGAACGCGACCAACGCGGCACCCGTCCCCACCACCCCGTTCCCTGTCCGCGGCGCGCTCTACGCGCCCCACGTCTATACTGACGTGTTCGACGGCCACGACTACTCGAGCGGCGACCCGGCCGAGCTCGCGCCCTCGATGGAGCGCGCGGCGGCCGAGGCCCGCGGCTGGGGCGCGCCGCTGCTGGTGGGGGAGTACGGCATCGACCCGAACGCGTCGAATGCGAACGCGTGGATCACGGCCGAGCTCGACCTCCAGGACCACCTGCGCACGCACTCGGCGTTCTGGCTGTGGGAGGAGATCAGCCAGGGCCGCTGGGGCCTCTTCGACGGGGAGAGCTCGGAGCCGGACGGCGAGCGGATCGCCCGGACGACGGCGCTGTCGCGGGTGTACGCGCGCGCGGTGCCCGGCCGCGTGCTCGAGCACGCGTTCGATGCCGCCGCCAACACGCTCCGCCTGCGCTACGTCGCGCGCGGCACCGCCCCGCTCGAGCTGTT